AACACCGGAGCAGTTGGACGATGCGCTCACGGGCCATATGCTGAACGAGGACTACGGGGACGATGGAACGCTGCGGCACGGACGTACTGCGGCGCTGTTCGTTGTGCTTAAAGAGCATCCCGCCGGTATTGTAACCACGAAGTATGAGCCGAAAGTTTGCAAAGTAATCACGGGCGCTCTGGTGTCGGACAAGATTTCGGTCGCAATGAACGGTGTGCGAGCCGGTGGCTATCTGTTGCAGTACGGCATGACGGACGGTACGGCCAAGCTGTCGACGGCGGTGATCGCACCGTTCGTAAAATCGATGAACCACAGCAGCAACGAGGTAAAGCAACTGCTCGCCAAAACCTGCACGTATCTGGCGCGTGTCATACCGGCGGAACGGATCGCACCCGAGTATCTGAAGCTCGCCATTCCGATGCTGGTCAACGGAACGAAGGAAAAGAACGGCTACGTACGGTCCAACTCGGAGATCGCGCTGGTGCATGTGCTACGGTTGCGCGACGGCGAGGAGTTCCATCAGCGGTGCATTACGCTGCTGGAACCGGGTGCCCGGGAATCGCTCAGCGAGGTCGTCAGTAAGGTGCTGCGGAAGGTCGCGTTGCAGGCCGTCGGCAAGGAGGAGGAACTGGACGACACTATTCTCACGTGATCAGCGATCGGTAGTAGAGGAAAGGGCGGTGAAACGAGCGAAACGAAGCAAGGATTGTGGCggcacacacagcaacaacgaGCACGTTCGCGCGATGCGTTCGGTTGGAGGGTAGCGTTGGAGAACCTACCGGTAGCGATTTTTAGCCCCACCATCCACAGTCAGTGGCATCATCATAATATACGTTTTGTATTGTCGCAACTAGTATCACTATTACTATtaccactactactgctactaaaCCTGTCGTACAATATCAAACCCGGTGAATAAATTCATACAACAGTGCGCGTTTAAGCGTGATTAGAATTCGATTCGGACCATGATGGTAATATCATATTACgagcggtggaaaaaaaagagacacCCTTGCGAAAGGATGTAATGCTGTATGAGGAGATGAGTTCCACAATTAACTCATGGCGATGTTGCTGCTAAAGGACGTATGCAGTCTCGCTATTTCTCCGAACGGTAATACCATCCACTGTATGTGGTGGCGAGTAGTGGCACTAAAACGGTTTACATTTACGCCCAAAACTCGCATTtcattattaaataataccCGACTCAAACTCAACTCAACGCAGGCAgccttttaaattattatactttttattttgttttatctctATTTGTTGTCCACAGTTAAACATTAAATGTATTATTTCCTGTTTCTACCAACCAGTCTCGTTGCATTTGCTCTTGCCATCTCAatatgtatttgttttgtcaACAGTCAACTACACGTGTAAACATAACGATCAACATCACGCGCGGCTCAGGTTGAGAATTTGTAGCGACGCATCGCAATCCAATCAACAATAGTAACAATTGTAATTAATAATCAGCACTAGCGTACTGTAAACTTTCAACGACGGAACGGATAGGAACGTGTACGTATTGTATATGAGCAAGAATGCGCGTGCTTACACAACGCAACGTATCGAAATCGCATAATGCGTCCACTTAGgattaaacataaaacacaagaACCCAATACAAcgggaggaaaacaaaaacaaagttaGGGGGAAATCTTAGATTAAGCTCGAAAGAATCACAATCTGCATGACGGCTGGGCCGTCTATTGGAAGGGTTGTCTCCCACAACCGGGTAAGAGTGGAACCTTCTAGGATGGAGACACCCAACCACCGAACCGTCGCTCTAGCTCTTTGGCCACGGCAAAGATGAGATGATCCTGTCCGGGGGCAGCGACAATCTGCAAAGTAATGCACACTCGTTAGATGGAAAATCGATCGTAGTTTAAACGAGTACGCGTACCTGTACGCCGATTGGTAGCTTCTGGCGGTCAAACCCAACCATGCAGGATGCGGCCGGCAGCCCGACGGTGTTAAACACCATCATGTACGTCGTATCGACCAGCTTGTGAAAGATGCGgtagtgccggtgggccgTGTTTGGGAAGCCGGGATAGATAAACACACCGTCCGTGCCGAGCAGATCGATAAAGTCTTTGCGCAGCTTCTCCGTCTGGCTGTCGAGAAAGTCGAGCCGGGACTGGGGAATGTAATTGTTGACGATGTGCTGCATGGGCCCAATCATGACCGAGGGTAGATCGGACTTGGACACGCCAAGCAGATACTTGAACACCTCGCGCTTGATCGTGGTGTCCGGTTTACCGTTCGCCTGCGGGCTGTAGATCGTTTCCACGTTCTTCATGCGCAACATTTTGCACACCGAAATGTCGAGCGTCCAGCGCAACCGTTTCAGGTTGACGCGTTGCGCGTTCAGGTGTGCGGCCACGTCGCGGATCGCGTGCACAATGTCGGGATCGATCGGGCGCGTCAAACCGGACGGTCCATCATTTTCCATGTAGTAACACTTGAGGGCACCGATCGGTACCGGTTTGTCCAGCGTAACGGGCGCACCCTCCGGATCACGCATCGCttccagcagcagtggcaaatCTTCGGCGTACCGACACATCGCACCGGGTGTGAAGAAGCTACCCCAATTCTCATCGTCACAGGAAGGATGATGCCCGTACGGGGACACTACGTACGGCGATGGTTTGTGGCCGAACACTCCAGTGAACATGGCGGGCAGCCGGGATGAGCCGGCGATGTCGGTCGTGACACCGAACAGTGAACCGGCGGCCGCAATCAGGGCGGCTTCGCCACCGGAAGAACCACCGGCCGTCCGTTGCAGGTTGTACGGATTGCGCGTCAGTCCCGTGCACTGGTTGTACGTTTCCCAGCACAGACACAGTTCGGGTGTGTTGCTGACTAGCAGCACAACGCCACCGGCACTTTTCACCTGCCGCACGACAGGCGCATCGCTGAGGGCAACCTTCTTTTCACGCAGCTTGCGACCGGCCGTATTGCTCATGCCCTCGACGGCTAAGCTTTCCTTGATGGAGACCGGCAGTCCCAGGAGTGGCTTTGTGCGTGCCAGTTGCTCGGCGGTGCCAAGTGTACCGTTTGCCAGCTGTCGATCAATTTCGCGCGCCTCTTCCAGGGCTGCATCGAACCGATCCTCCACGATGGCATTTAGCAGGGGATTGACCTGCTGACAGCGGTGCACGTACGCACGGATCACATCCTCGCTGCGCACCTCACCTTTGCGGATACGTTCGGCCAGCACGGTGGCCGACAGGAGCAGCAGCGGATTATCGATCGGGGGCAACTTGCGACGCTCTATCCGGCCACTGACGCACTGCGAGTAGGGCATGACGAACCAGCTAAACACGCACATGGCTGCCCGGAGCAGCCGGCGTATAGCGAAACTCATTTGTCTgcaaagggggaaaaaaccaaGACACAGCATATTAGAGGCATATTTCACAGACATCTTGAAGACGTTGAAGAATCAGTTTAAGAGCACAGCTCTTAACGTTAATATTCTGCAAAGACATTGCAATACCTCTTGAATgtgcaataaaaatcttcCCTATCAACTACAATTCCAGTATTAAAGTGGACATTCTAATAATACATATGTGAGAGACCAATATCGATTTCAATTAGTAGAAAAAACCCCTCTGAACAGAAGCTAGCGAGAAAGGAATTTGGCATGATCCTCTGCTGGTACGAAGCTCGTTTGAGTGCAGTCACACGCGATGGACATCCACTACTTGAGCACGTACTTCACGAGGACACATCACCACAGGAAATCCGCATTGGAAAATGTGGCTGATCGCTTTCTAAATGACCCCAATCAAGCTAGACTATAATAAACCCGTGTCTAGCATTCCTCAGCGATACCGATATACCTACAAGCTGCTAATCTTTTGTTCAGTGGTAGTAGGATTTTGGGCCAGCATAAAGCGGATACCGAACGATCGGGTTCTAGATGGATGCATTAGAGCAGGTAATTCCGTACGGATTTATTATCCGCCACAATCCTAGTTACTTTCACACTTGAGTTGCTGAAGTAGTTTGATGGAGTAGTGTCTCGATGTACTAAAATTCACGTGTACGATCGGTACCTTCCAGCCCCACTGTATGGGAGCAATAAATCATGGTTTTATTGATTTGCAACCACCACCGTGACTATGAGCGTCAATGTTAACCTTGAATGGGAAATAAGTTGGATAATTGAAGAATAcaggaaaaaacacaaacacagcgagagagagagagacacacaAAAGCTGGTGATATGCCTTCAAGTGCGTACATTATTGCCCTACATAAAGATACTTGAACGGTCCCCTCAAGAACATGATCGTTACTTTCACTTTATCACATCACTGTGGAGCAATTGAGACACGGTACACATGTCGGTGTTATCTTCAAACGATCGTTTGAGCACTCTGAATCGAAAACGcagaaatatttttatgcaTTTCAAATTATTCCACTTTTCGATGTACGATCATCTGACGCTTGTGATCGCTTAAAGATGATAATACGCCATTGCAGCAAGGAGTGCAACAACGCGAGTCGATCAAAaacacaacgcacacacacaacacgtcACTGGAGAGATCAGTGCCCTGTAATCAACTTTACACCATGCCAGGAGGTCGCTCCAAAACCAGTTTTGCTGCGTGCAAAGGCACTTAAGCACGCACGCATTACACATCAGACTAACACACCGACGCTGGATTACAGATTCTACACGAAATaccttttgtgttgttttaatttctgcACGACGCACTAGCTTACAGTGAAATTCGCTTCCTCGTCCGTTCAGCGTTTGGAGAAAGCACGCTTCACCTCCAACGCGTGGAATGTGAGTGTTGCACGAGTGCGGGTACGCACGCACCGCCAATTACATCGCGAGCATCGTATCAGACTGATCGTGGCAATCGTGAGGCCAGGTGAAGAGATCAGCGATCGTACTTGCTCGTCGGGATGGCGAATAACAGCGTACAGTGCGAGAACTGAAGCTAAAGCAGACTGACGATCGTGTGGCGTTTCATAACTTTTGCGTTCACAAACTAGTACCGAGGCAAGATCGGTTGTTTCGTGCGTTTTCGACGAAATGTGCGAGCTACAGGCGAACAGCAGAAGACGATGGTTGAGATTCCTTCACATGCCATGAAAGATACAGGCTGCGGTGAAGCGAAAGAAGGCACTGAGAAACGCACTGTTCGTTGCGAGAGTTTCGGTGGTGCTCAACCAGTTTCCGTGTTCCGTTTTGTAAcagtttttccttccaaaacCCGGTTTGCAGCTTTCAAGGTCTTTGGACAGGGAAAAGAAGGTTTCGGTACAGGCAGCGATGAGATAAAAGGCTCCTATAATGTACAATTAAACGTGAAACATACAAATATAGGTGTTAAAAAAAGCCGTACCAGATGGCGAACGGATTGGCCGTTCTCAGAAAAAAGCCTTACCAGGAACGGTAGGACATTAAATCTTAAGTGAACCCTAATTCTCGGATAGCTAAGGGCCACACAACCGCAcataaactgttttttttgttttttatgtgttgtagAATATAAAACACATTTGTATTGCCGCAAATGTACGCGACACAACTGGAAAGTCGCTAAAATGACTTCACAAATGATgggcttaatgaatcttttaagaagAGTCATTCGTGTGAATCTTAACTTTAATCATAGTTTAATTTGTCTGCCGCAATGGACTTTACAGAATTTTCTCATTTACTAAGGGGTGTGAGGATAAAACAGTAGAAAGTTAACTGATTAGCACAGAACGCTAATGAGGATGAAAGGGCGAAGACTCACGTAAACTTAGGGGACATTGTAGTCGAAAGTGAGGAGTTCTTCAAATCACCAATCAACTTCCAAAAGGTTAATGTATCCTGAGAGCAATGGCGGAACAAATCCCTCCAACATTTCTCAAGGATGAGGAAGGAACCAACCCCCATGGAGATCATAAATCTTGGATGGTTTATGGATCTTTTAGCATTCATGAATCTATTAAATAGAACATTAGAATAATTCATTCAGTTCAGAGATTCAATCAGATGCATGAATCTACATCAGATTCACGCTGCACTAGGCTTTACGTTTTTATTGAAACAAAAGCTGCGCGAATTGCGAAGTTAAGCTTAACGCGTACAAGGCTCGGTTGGGGTCTTGGGCaaagtttttttataaatcaatTCATATCTTGCTATATGGCTTTATCACACTAGCAATCAACGATTGACGCATGAATTGGACCTATATCTAATGAATTGTATTTTACGCATTACTTGCAgataaaatgcaaaatattcCAAACAAGTCGTATTGGCTTCTACAACTATTTTGTCCTGTAGTTGTAGTAGTATATTGAAAAATCTTTTGTCAACAACTCTACAAGATCCTCACCAAAACATGGATAGTTTTATTGCTATGCGTTGCACTGTACACGCGCTTGTAAAACAATACCCAAAAACAATGGGGAACGCACACATCGCGCAGGAACGTACCCGTTCACGAAACACGCTAATTGTTCCTAAGATGAGCAAAATAGCACAACATTCTACGTCGTAATGCAGGAAGTTTGCGAACAACAAAGCGATCGTGACAGCATACGATGGAAGATTAATGAAATGCACACTGCTGATCAAATCTCCGCTGCGACGCGAAGAAGGGGAAGATCAATTTCGAACAGAAtagccacacaaacacacacagaagcgTCCCAAGCTAAAAAGGTGGCAAACATCGCTTCGGGGTCACGAATTTATCTAATGGCAGACAAATTAATGGTGCTGATATGCCGGCAGTTGAAGTTGATAGATTTTAAGCCACCTGATTAAGCCTCAGAGGGACAACCGTTCGAACGGgtgttttaaaatgaattagTCAAGAGCAGAGTCACAGCAAAGGTTTCTTTAGACACACCAGTCCGCAGAGTCGGTTGGTGGTGATAGATTAGCGATGGGATGGCGTAGCTAACCGTAGGCAGCCTAATGATCTTTCGACGCTGGGCGACGGATTGGTTTGATGTTTGCAAGTGAGCTGAGCTGACAAACGCATAGGGCAAAGGGAGTTGATAAGCCCGGTGCTATCTGCAGTTATTTGAGATACATTGGCAATCCGAAAAACAAAGGCAATCATTTTGCGTATGTTTGAGCGAGATTGAAAGTATCCTCCAGCGCAGAGATCGAGCGTCAATCAAGTAATGCGATACGATAATTCTAATCCCGAGGCTAGATATGCTGTAATCAAGCGTGTTTGCTGTCACGGCGAACCCCACAGAGTTCAGCGACATTCAGCCAAGCCAACCCGAACGATTGATTGATATTCTTCTGTCCGCGTATTTctattttcactttcaaaccCACGTCGTTTCGGGTGTGTGGGAATTCAAAATCCCTTTTGTTGGGCGCGAGTTTGGAAGCCATGCTGAAGCCATGGGCTCGTTCATCTTAATGAGATGCCGACCAGTCTGCGCGACCTCTTTCGTTTGAAAGGAAGTGAACGTCCTTCGCGAGAGTAACCGGCCGGTTGACCTGTTGCTGCCACAATTGAACCTTTGAAAACGGCGCGGTTTCATAACCCTTGGCGCGTTCCATGCAATTTAACAAAGGGAACCTGGCCATAAAGAGAAagagggggagagagagagagagagagagagagagagagagagagagagagcgagagaaggaAAGTGCGAATCTTTTACGTCAGTTTGTAGCCGTCGTGTATAGTGATGGGTCAAATCGCACTTTTCACTGTGCGGTGTGTGGTACCACGCACAATTCGTTGTGTTGTGCTATTGTGGTACCACAGTAAAATGTCACATGGCTTGCATGCAACACACTCTCCCTGTGTGAcatacaatttttgtggtGCCACAATGTCACAAAgcgcacagtttttgtggta
The Anopheles moucheti chromosome 2, idAnoMoucSN_F20_07, whole genome shotgun sequence genome window above contains:
- the LOC128310399 gene encoding fatty-acid amide hydrolase 2-B isoform X2; its protein translation is MSFAIRRLLRAAMCVFSWFVMPYSQCVSGRIERRKLPPIDNPLLLLSATVLAERIRKGEVRSEDVIRAYVHRCQQVNPLLNAIVEDRFDAALEEAREIDRQLANGTLGTAEQLARTKPLLGLPVSIKESLAVEGMSNTAGRKLREKKVALSDAPVVRQVKSAGGVVLLVSNTPELCLCWETYNQCTGLTRNPYNLQRTAGGSSGGEAALIAAAGSLFGVTTDIAGSSRLPAMFTGVFGHKPSPYVVSPYGHHPSCDDENWGSFFTPGAMCRYAEDLPLLLEAMRDPEGAPVTLDKPVPIGALKCYYMENDGPSGLTRPIDPDIVHAIRDVAAHLNAQRVNLKRLRWTLDISVCKMLRMKNVETIYSPQANGKPDTTIKREVFKYLLGVSKSDLPSVMIGPMQHIVNNYIPQSRLDFLDSQTEKLRKDFIDLLGTDGVFIYPGFPNTAHRHYRIFHKLVDTTYMMVFNTVGLPAASCMVGFDRQKLPIGVQIVAAPGQDHLIFAVAKELERRFGGWVSPS
- the LOC128310399 gene encoding fatty-acid amide hydrolase 2-B isoform X1, producing MKIEPESSTMSSPLKALVEFLRLIYAKCYRKVVRECNQQMSFAIRRLLRAAMCVFSWFVMPYSQCVSGRIERRKLPPIDNPLLLLSATVLAERIRKGEVRSEDVIRAYVHRCQQVNPLLNAIVEDRFDAALEEAREIDRQLANGTLGTAEQLARTKPLLGLPVSIKESLAVEGMSNTAGRKLREKKVALSDAPVVRQVKSAGGVVLLVSNTPELCLCWETYNQCTGLTRNPYNLQRTAGGSSGGEAALIAAAGSLFGVTTDIAGSSRLPAMFTGVFGHKPSPYVVSPYGHHPSCDDENWGSFFTPGAMCRYAEDLPLLLEAMRDPEGAPVTLDKPVPIGALKCYYMENDGPSGLTRPIDPDIVHAIRDVAAHLNAQRVNLKRLRWTLDISVCKMLRMKNVETIYSPQANGKPDTTIKREVFKYLLGVSKSDLPSVMIGPMQHIVNNYIPQSRLDFLDSQTEKLRKDFIDLLGTDGVFIYPGFPNTAHRHYRIFHKLVDTTYMMVFNTVGLPAASCMVGFDRQKLPIGVQIVAAPGQDHLIFAVAKELERRFGGWVSPS